The following proteins are co-located in the Paludibaculum fermentans genome:
- a CDS encoding PadR family transcriptional regulator has translation MPKPKPTDPSEYLPLPPLAFHILLCLGEGERHGYALKREIVKRTEGRLNPGAGSLYGTIQKLLEQGLIEESGERPDPHLDDERRRYFRMSELGLEVAQAEAARMRALVELSETRFGLGEPA, from the coding sequence ATGCCGAAGCCAAAACCAACTGATCCGTCGGAGTATCTGCCGCTGCCACCGCTGGCGTTCCACATCCTGCTGTGTCTGGGCGAGGGGGAGCGTCACGGGTATGCGTTGAAGCGGGAAATCGTGAAGCGGACGGAGGGGCGGCTGAACCCCGGCGCGGGGTCGCTGTACGGCACGATCCAGAAGCTGCTGGAGCAGGGGTTGATTGAAGAGTCGGGCGAACGGCCGGATCCGCATCTGGACGACGAGCGGCGGCGGTATTTCCGGATGTCGGAGCTGGGGTTGGAGGTGGCCCAGGCGGAGGCGGCGCGGATGCGGGCGCTGGTGGAGTTGTCGGAGACACGCTTTGGCCTGGGAGAGCCGGCATGA
- a CDS encoding GreA/GreB family elongation factor: MEELIKKLQAEITTLEYELRNELPKEILKARAHGDLKENAEFHAAKERQRYVDARLAQLKKRLMDFSLIDMTKIPHDRVGLGSTVVVLDLDKEEEVTYKIVASEESDAAKRMISTSSPIGRGLLGKQVGDEVAIPSPGGVRKMEILQLTTIHDVVE; the protein is encoded by the coding sequence ATGGAGGAATTAATCAAGAAGTTGCAGGCGGAGATTACGACGCTCGAATACGAGCTTCGGAATGAGCTGCCCAAAGAGATTCTGAAGGCGCGTGCGCATGGCGATTTGAAAGAGAACGCAGAGTTCCATGCGGCGAAAGAGCGCCAGCGGTATGTCGATGCCCGTCTCGCCCAGCTGAAGAAGCGGCTGATGGACTTCTCCCTCATCGACATGACGAAGATTCCGCACGACCGGGTGGGCCTGGGGTCCACGGTGGTGGTGCTGGACCTGGACAAGGAAGAAGAGGTCACCTACAAGATTGTGGCCAGCGAGGAATCGGACGCGGCGAAGCGGATGATTTCGACGAGCTCTCCGATAGGGCGCGGGCTGCTGGGCAAGCAGGTGGGCGATGAAGTGGCGATTCCAAGCCCTGGCGGGGTGAGGAAGATGGAGATCCTTCAACTGACGACGATTCACGACGTAGTTGAATAG
- a CDS encoding S8 family serine peptidase, with the protein MRFLFVLLFAGSVFAQDVVPGRFLVELTGAPAMKAQDMGSRRSAIETEQATVEGALQARRAMVVARVTTVANVLVVQAASAQQLAGLPGVKRVEPVERFDLFLMNALPIHQVPQAWAATGGMANAGKGIKIAILDTGIDMTHPGFAAGDMTAPDGFPQASSSQNLALTNGKVIVARSFDGAPVTDFEGHGTAVAMTAAGVQHESPRGTISGVAPAAWIGAYRVADIADGGIYSDTVLRALDWVVQDGMDVVNMSFGSLGRFGASHTIYGDAVRGLADRGIIVVRAAGNTSGPMTVDDTAAIDRVIAVGANSATASTTTQVVPSAGPSMDGVASTNVTEHAPVSGPLVDIAVFDPTGLACDGSLFPLESLKGAIALMERGECDFETKLANVAAAGAVGAVVFNTADPSYDKSGEELVIMIVDNPDQIPGIFVPRSKGLQLKDLAATVEDLQVQLRFPFGKGAPRSLASFSSRGPSVELLIKPDLVATGAPVYTAALKEPYDADYCPVCDPSGYISTQGTSFSSPLVAGAAAVLKSGRPGLSMDEYRSLLIDSASPLVFLDGTTAPVNSAGAGYLNLNSAVTSTIAAAPVSLSFGSGGGTIDLTKDVTVKNVGAATATFGLSVETRDTVQPLLSASEVTVEPGSTATFQVSLASGGADPGAYQGFVKITDTQSGAVARVPYWYAVEGSGAASITILDISSSAPKKNSVVGIYVRVHDQAGLAMGKTEPVVVPVSGGVTVLKVESTMSLFPNGWLVQLRMGPEAGANVFRIEVGDLKRTYSITTP; encoded by the coding sequence ATGCGATTTCTATTTGTACTATTATTTGCCGGTTCAGTTTTTGCCCAGGACGTTGTGCCGGGGCGGTTTCTGGTGGAGTTGACCGGGGCGCCGGCGATGAAGGCGCAGGACATGGGGTCGCGGCGCAGTGCGATCGAGACGGAGCAGGCCACGGTGGAAGGTGCGCTGCAGGCGCGCCGGGCGATGGTGGTGGCGCGTGTCACGACCGTGGCCAACGTGCTGGTGGTGCAGGCGGCGAGCGCCCAGCAACTGGCGGGGCTGCCGGGCGTGAAGCGCGTCGAGCCGGTTGAGCGGTTTGATCTGTTCCTGATGAACGCCCTGCCCATCCACCAGGTGCCGCAGGCCTGGGCCGCGACCGGCGGCATGGCGAACGCGGGCAAGGGCATCAAGATTGCGATTCTCGACACGGGCATCGACATGACGCATCCGGGCTTTGCCGCGGGCGACATGACGGCACCGGATGGATTTCCCCAGGCGAGCAGCAGCCAGAATTTGGCCCTGACCAATGGCAAGGTGATTGTGGCGCGCAGCTTCGACGGGGCACCGGTGACCGATTTCGAGGGGCACGGGACGGCCGTGGCCATGACCGCGGCGGGCGTGCAGCATGAGAGTCCGCGGGGCACGATTTCGGGGGTAGCGCCGGCGGCGTGGATCGGAGCTTACCGGGTGGCCGACATCGCGGACGGCGGCATTTACAGCGACACGGTGTTGCGGGCTTTGGATTGGGTGGTTCAGGACGGCATGGATGTCGTCAACATGAGCTTCGGTTCCCTGGGCCGGTTTGGAGCGTCCCACACGATTTACGGCGATGCGGTGCGCGGCCTGGCGGACCGTGGGATTATCGTGGTCCGCGCGGCGGGCAACACGTCTGGACCGATGACCGTGGACGACACGGCCGCGATCGACAGGGTAATTGCGGTGGGTGCGAATAGCGCGACGGCGTCGACCACGACGCAGGTTGTGCCGTCGGCGGGTCCGTCGATGGACGGCGTGGCGTCGACAAACGTGACGGAGCACGCTCCGGTGAGCGGGCCGCTGGTGGATATCGCGGTGTTCGATCCAACGGGTCTCGCCTGCGACGGGAGCCTGTTTCCGCTGGAGAGCCTGAAAGGCGCCATCGCGCTGATGGAACGCGGGGAGTGCGACTTCGAGACCAAACTGGCGAATGTTGCGGCGGCCGGGGCGGTGGGCGCGGTGGTGTTCAACACGGCGGACCCGTCCTATGACAAATCCGGCGAGGAGCTCGTGATCATGATTGTCGACAATCCTGATCAGATTCCCGGAATCTTCGTGCCTCGCAGCAAGGGGTTGCAGTTGAAGGACTTGGCGGCCACGGTGGAGGATCTGCAGGTGCAGTTGCGGTTCCCCTTCGGGAAGGGCGCACCTCGGTCGCTGGCGTCGTTCTCCAGCCGCGGGCCCAGTGTGGAACTGCTGATCAAGCCCGACCTGGTGGCGACGGGCGCGCCGGTGTACACGGCGGCGCTGAAGGAGCCCTACGATGCGGACTATTGCCCGGTGTGCGACCCCAGCGGCTACATTTCGACCCAGGGCACGAGTTTTTCCTCGCCGCTGGTGGCGGGGGCGGCGGCCGTGCTGAAGAGCGGGCGTCCGGGCTTGTCGATGGATGAGTACCGGTCGCTGCTGATCGATAGCGCGTCGCCGCTGGTGTTCCTGGACGGCACGACGGCCCCGGTGAACTCAGCGGGCGCCGGCTATTTGAATCTGAACAGCGCGGTGACCTCGACGATCGCGGCGGCGCCGGTATCGCTGTCCTTCGGGTCGGGCGGCGGAACCATCGACCTGACGAAAGACGTGACAGTGAAAAACGTGGGGGCAGCCACAGCCACGTTCGGGCTGAGCGTGGAGACCCGCGATACCGTGCAGCCGCTTCTATCGGCCAGCGAAGTGACGGTGGAGCCGGGTTCGACGGCCACGTTCCAGGTGAGCCTGGCGAGCGGCGGAGCGGATCCGGGTGCGTATCAGGGGTTCGTGAAGATCACCGACACGCAGTCTGGCGCCGTGGCGCGCGTGCCTTACTGGTATGCGGTGGAGGGCAGCGGGGCGGCCAGTATCACGATTCTGGACATCAGCTCGTCGGCCCCCAAGAAGAACAGCGTTGTCGGGATCTATGTCAGGGTGCACGACCAGGCTGGACTGGCGATGGGCAAGACCGAGCCCGTGGTGGTGCCGGTGTCGGGCGGAGTGACGGTGCTGAAGGTGGAATCGACGATGAGCCTGTTTCCGAATGGCTGGCTGGTGCAGTTGCGGATGGGACCGGAGGCGGGCGCGAACGTGTTCCGGATCGAGGTGGGTGATCTCAAGCGGACATACTCGATCACGACGCCGTAG
- a CDS encoding CDP-alcohol phosphatidyltransferase family protein, whose translation MTYTRAIGIGAGKILYWIVRMLALSRIHPNVLTFIGLLINIYAAVLLASGKFFYAGLVIIGAGLFDMVDGRVARETKQVTRFGAFFDSVMDRYSDLALLMGLLVYYANINRNFYVVLTAVVMTASVMISYTRSRAENVIPSCKAGFLERPERIVLLIIGALFDRMAPVLWVIAVLGNITVIHRMMHTWDVTKAMDLAGEQAAGQPKEMSATTAGH comes from the coding sequence ATGACGTACACCCGCGCGATTGGCATAGGAGCGGGGAAAATTCTGTACTGGATTGTGCGCATGCTCGCGCTGTCGCGCATCCACCCGAATGTCCTGACGTTCATCGGGCTGCTGATCAATATCTACGCTGCAGTATTGCTGGCATCGGGCAAGTTCTTCTATGCCGGACTGGTGATCATCGGCGCGGGCCTGTTCGACATGGTGGACGGGCGGGTGGCGCGCGAGACGAAGCAGGTGACGCGGTTCGGGGCGTTCTTCGACTCGGTAATGGACCGATATTCCGACCTGGCGCTGCTGATGGGCCTGCTGGTGTACTACGCGAACATCAACCGCAATTTCTATGTTGTGTTGACGGCGGTGGTGATGACGGCCTCGGTGATGATCAGCTACACGCGGTCGCGGGCCGAGAACGTGATTCCTTCGTGCAAGGCGGGCTTCCTGGAGCGGCCGGAGCGGATCGTCCTGCTGATTATCGGCGCGCTGTTCGACCGCATGGCTCCGGTGTTATGGGTGATCGCGGTGCTGGGCAACATCACGGTGATCCACCGCATGATGCACACCTGGGACGTGACGAAGGCGATGGACCTGGCTGGCGAACAGGCAGCCGGACAGCCCAAAGAGATGTCGGCCACCACGGCCGGACACTGA
- a CDS encoding holo-[acyl-carrier-protein] synthase: MILGTGIDLAEVDRIQASIERYGDRFIHRIYTEKERAYVARKANKYERYAARFAAKEAGMKAIGTGWRHGITWQDFEVTNLPSGRPTITFHGVAKQIAERMGVKHAHLSLTHTKQYGQAFLILED, encoded by the coding sequence ATGATTCTGGGCACCGGCATCGACCTGGCGGAAGTCGACCGCATCCAGGCCTCCATCGAGCGCTACGGCGATCGCTTCATCCACCGGATCTATACCGAAAAGGAGCGGGCCTACGTGGCCCGCAAGGCCAATAAGTACGAGCGCTATGCCGCCCGCTTTGCGGCCAAGGAGGCCGGCATGAAGGCCATCGGCACCGGCTGGCGCCATGGCATCACCTGGCAGGACTTCGAGGTCACCAACCTGCCTTCAGGCCGGCCCACGATCACTTTTCACGGGGTAGCGAAGCAGATTGCTGAGCGGATGGGCGTCAAACACGCCCATCTGTCCCTAACCCATACCAAGCAGTATGGTCAGGCGTTTCTGATTCTGGAGGATTGA
- a CDS encoding M14 family zinc carboxypeptidase: MRKLLVSLPLLVLSLHAQKAEFWPGAQYDPAIPTIQQVLGHEPGTRITPPGDIVRYFEALAAAAPSRIQLHDYAKSWEGRRLIYAVISGEENIRNLEQIKAAQLKLADPRKTSAAEAKKLMATMPSILSLSYGVHGNEISSPDAAMMTAYHLLAARGDQMIDNVRKNVVVLIDPIQNPDGRERFVHNFRVNEGLLPDESPVAAERAEPWPGGRTNHYFFDMNRDWHAITQPETRGRIQYLRQFLPLVQVDLHEMGGNSSYFFTPGSLPYNPNLTQDQKDQMNWFGRNDAKWFDKFGWSYFTREVYDEFYPGYGASWPWFYGGMGMTYENASVRGLVLRRSDETLYTFEESVKKHFVGSIATCETAVDYREKLLDSFYRYQVTAIEEGQKEPVKEYILPRNGDVGAVDKLAHILAEHGIEIRQAKAAFRNGGKDYPVGSYSIVLAQPRKRFIRALLDPNTPMEPDFLKEQERRRKKKLADQIYDVTGWNLPMSFNVDCIGAAEVSQGSFETVTGAYQPHGAVSGRADVAYLVPWGTQAAGRFLTAALRADLRLLSANKPFTQSGRKFPSGTLIVMVKQNPAGVHDKVAAIATASGAEVVATNTGWVEDGVNFGSANVGALKKPAIAMLWDAPTSSASAGQTRFVLERQYGYPVTVVRTSSFGALDLDKFQVLILPSGGYAGAFSPVVTDRIKNWVREGGVLVGIGAAVSYLSSPQVGLLGVAQEGLAQDSGRPADAAKPATGGTGSAPSTPAPGAPAAGPAPGKIFTSMQDYEKAIRADRELPDSVAGVLVRAKVDPETWITAGLPETLYVLVDGRAIYSPAKIDHGANPILYAGPNELVASGYLWEENRKQLAYKPFLTTQNEGRGVVVGFTSDPNFRAYMDGLNVAFLNAVFRYTGGGGRGGAQQEQQ, from the coding sequence ATGCGGAAGCTATTGGTCTCGCTCCCCCTCCTCGTCCTCTCTCTCCACGCACAAAAGGCTGAGTTCTGGCCAGGTGCGCAATACGATCCCGCCATCCCCACCATCCAGCAGGTGCTCGGCCACGAGCCCGGTACGCGCATCACGCCGCCCGGAGACATCGTCCGCTATTTCGAGGCCCTGGCCGCGGCCGCCCCGTCGCGCATCCAGCTCCACGACTACGCGAAGTCCTGGGAAGGCCGCCGCCTCATCTATGCCGTCATCTCCGGCGAGGAGAACATCCGCAACCTGGAACAGATCAAGGCCGCCCAGCTCAAACTGGCCGATCCGCGCAAAACGTCCGCCGCCGAGGCGAAGAAGCTGATGGCCACCATGCCCTCCATCCTCAGCCTCTCCTACGGTGTGCACGGCAACGAGATCTCCTCGCCCGACGCCGCCATGATGACCGCCTATCACCTGCTGGCCGCGCGCGGCGACCAGATGATCGACAACGTCCGCAAGAACGTCGTCGTCCTGATCGACCCCATCCAGAACCCCGATGGCCGCGAGCGCTTTGTCCACAACTTCCGCGTCAACGAAGGCCTGCTGCCCGACGAGAGCCCCGTCGCCGCCGAGCGCGCCGAGCCCTGGCCCGGCGGCCGCACCAACCACTACTTCTTCGACATGAACCGCGACTGGCACGCCATCACGCAGCCCGAAACCCGCGGCCGCATCCAGTACCTCCGCCAGTTCCTGCCGCTGGTCCAGGTCGACCTCCACGAGATGGGCGGCAACTCCAGCTACTTCTTTACCCCCGGCTCGCTGCCCTACAATCCGAACCTCACCCAGGACCAGAAGGACCAGATGAACTGGTTCGGCCGGAACGACGCCAAGTGGTTCGACAAGTTCGGCTGGTCCTATTTCACCCGCGAAGTCTACGACGAGTTCTACCCCGGCTACGGAGCCTCCTGGCCCTGGTTCTACGGCGGCATGGGCATGACCTATGAGAACGCCTCGGTGCGCGGCCTCGTCCTGCGCCGCTCCGACGAAACGCTCTACACGTTCGAGGAGAGCGTGAAGAAGCACTTCGTCGGCTCCATCGCCACCTGCGAAACCGCCGTCGACTACCGCGAAAAACTGCTCGACAGCTTCTACCGCTACCAGGTCACCGCCATCGAAGAGGGGCAGAAGGAGCCGGTGAAGGAGTACATCCTGCCCCGCAACGGCGACGTCGGCGCGGTCGACAAGCTCGCCCACATCCTTGCCGAACACGGCATCGAAATCCGCCAGGCGAAGGCAGCGTTCAGGAACGGCGGCAAAGACTATCCGGTGGGCTCTTACTCCATCGTCCTCGCCCAGCCCCGCAAGCGCTTCATCCGCGCCCTGCTCGACCCCAATACACCCATGGAACCCGACTTCCTCAAGGAGCAGGAGCGCCGCCGCAAGAAGAAGCTCGCCGACCAGATCTACGACGTCACCGGCTGGAACCTGCCCATGTCCTTCAATGTGGATTGCATCGGCGCGGCCGAGGTCTCGCAGGGTTCGTTCGAAACCGTCACCGGCGCCTACCAGCCGCACGGCGCAGTCTCGGGCCGTGCCGATGTCGCCTATCTCGTCCCCTGGGGTACGCAGGCCGCCGGCCGCTTCCTCACCGCCGCGCTGCGCGCCGATCTCCGCCTGCTCTCCGCGAACAAGCCGTTCACCCAATCGGGCCGCAAGTTCCCCTCCGGCACGCTGATCGTCATGGTCAAGCAGAACCCCGCCGGCGTCCACGACAAGGTCGCCGCCATCGCTACCGCCAGCGGAGCTGAGGTCGTCGCCACCAACACCGGCTGGGTCGAGGACGGCGTCAACTTTGGCAGCGCCAACGTCGGAGCCTTGAAGAAGCCCGCCATTGCGATGCTCTGGGATGCACCCACTTCGTCCGCCTCCGCCGGCCAGACGCGCTTCGTGCTGGAACGCCAGTACGGCTACCCCGTGACCGTTGTGCGTACGTCGAGCTTTGGTGCGCTCGACCTCGACAAGTTCCAGGTGCTCATCCTGCCCAGCGGCGGTTACGCGGGCGCCTTCTCGCCTGTCGTGACGGACCGTATTAAGAACTGGGTCCGCGAGGGCGGCGTGCTCGTCGGCATCGGCGCCGCGGTCTCCTATCTCTCCAGCCCGCAGGTGGGCCTGCTCGGAGTCGCCCAGGAAGGTCTCGCCCAGGACAGCGGCCGCCCGGCCGACGCGGCTAAACCCGCAACGGGCGGAACTGGCTCTGCGCCCTCTACGCCTGCCCCCGGTGCGCCCGCCGCCGGCCCCGCCCCCGGCAAGATCTTTACCAGCATGCAGGACTACGAGAAAGCCATCCGCGCCGATCGTGAACTGCCCGACTCCGTCGCCGGCGTCCTCGTGCGCGCCAAGGTCGATCCGGAAACCTGGATCACCGCCGGCCTGCCCGAAACCCTCTACGTCCTGGTCGATGGCCGCGCCATCTATTCCCCAGCCAAGATCGACCACGGAGCCAATCCCATCCTCTACGCCGGGCCCAACGAGTTGGTCGCCTCCGGCTACCTCTGGGAGGAGAACCGCAAGCAGCTCGCCTATAAGCCCTTCCTCACCACCCAGAACGAAGGCCGCGGCGTCGTGGTCGGCTTCACCTCCGATCCCAACTTCCGCGCTTATATGGACGGCTTGAACGTGGCCTTCCTCAACGCCGTCTTCCGCTACACCGGCGGCGGCGGCCGAGGGGGAGCCCAGCAGGAGCAACAGTAA